A genomic stretch from Coleofasciculus sp. FACHB-1120 includes:
- a CDS encoding nitrate ABC transporter ATP-binding protein (This model describes the ATP binding subunits of ATP-binding cassette (ABC) transporters for nitrate transport, or for bicarbonate transport, in bacteria and archaea.) — translation MSVFVEIDHVDRVYSLANGGTYVALKNIDLKIKQGEFVSLIGHSGCGKSTLLNMVAGLDRPTSGGVILEGRQVTSPGPDRMVVFQNYSLLPWLTVRENIALGVDEVLQNKPRGERKGIVEHHIDLVGLRQAADKRPGQLSGGMRQRVAIARALALRPKLLLLDEPFGALDALTRGGLQEKLMQICQESKVTAIMVTHDVDEALLLSDRIVMLTNGPDAHIGQILEVPIPRPRKRMEVVNHASYYGLRNEIIYFLNQQKKAKQRQATKPVVVARNGLEKVNLEIGFIPLTDCAPLVVAKEKGFFAKHGLEDVTLNREPSWKAIEQGVATGRLDAAQMVAGMPMAMTLGAEGKPPMPVCTAMTLSRNGNAITLSKNLYDRGVRTLADFKEAIAQTPDKIHTLGVVHPASMHNMMLRYWLASGGIDPDRDVSLTVIPPAQMVANLKSGSIDGYCVGEPWNSRAVHEKLGFVIATDMELWAGHPEKVLGCKEEWANKYPQTHIALIKALLEACEYCDDRRNREEIVNLLCQPQYIGSAPEYTRPGFIDPYVRGTGAAPEQLLRYNQFFVDKANFPEPEEGLWVMTQLARWGIVPFPKNWLEIQERVRRIDVFREAARELGLMDIGRDRAPMQMFDGTIFNPDDPIKYLNSLEIKRPIRIEEINIDPLVVSR, via the coding sequence ATGTCTGTCTTCGTAGAAATTGACCATGTTGACCGGGTGTACTCGCTTGCTAATGGCGGTACTTATGTGGCACTCAAGAATATTGACCTGAAAATCAAACAAGGTGAATTTGTTTCTTTAATTGGACACTCTGGCTGCGGCAAATCCACCCTACTCAATATGGTTGCTGGTCTAGATAGACCCACGAGTGGGGGTGTGATTTTGGAAGGGCGACAGGTGACTTCGCCGGGACCAGACCGAATGGTCGTGTTCCAAAATTATTCGCTGCTTCCCTGGCTCACCGTGCGGGAAAACATCGCCCTGGGGGTAGATGAAGTATTGCAGAACAAACCCAGGGGTGAACGCAAGGGAATTGTAGAGCATCACATCGATTTGGTGGGATTGCGGCAGGCTGCGGATAAACGACCCGGTCAGCTATCGGGGGGAATGAGACAGCGGGTAGCGATCGCGCGTGCCCTCGCCCTTCGTCCTAAGTTGCTACTACTCGATGAACCGTTTGGGGCACTAGACGCCCTGACACGGGGTGGTTTGCAAGAAAAGTTGATGCAAATCTGTCAGGAAAGCAAAGTCACCGCGATCATGGTGACGCATGATGTGGACGAAGCGCTGCTACTGTCTGACCGCATTGTGATGCTGACCAACGGCCCAGACGCGCACATCGGACAAATTCTGGAAGTCCCGATTCCGCGCCCACGCAAGCGGATGGAGGTCGTCAATCATGCCAGCTATTACGGCTTGCGGAATGAGATAATTTACTTCCTCAACCAGCAGAAAAAAGCCAAGCAGCGTCAGGCAACGAAACCTGTGGTGGTTGCCCGGAATGGGTTGGAGAAAGTCAATCTGGAAATTGGCTTTATTCCCCTAACTGACTGCGCCCCGTTGGTGGTAGCAAAGGAAAAAGGTTTCTTTGCGAAGCACGGGTTAGAAGATGTGACGCTAAACCGCGAACCTAGTTGGAAGGCGATCGAGCAAGGGGTGGCGACGGGACGCCTGGATGCTGCTCAGATGGTCGCCGGGATGCCGATGGCAATGACCTTGGGAGCCGAGGGAAAGCCGCCAATGCCCGTGTGTACGGCGATGACGTTATCGCGTAACGGTAATGCGATTACCTTGAGTAAGAATCTATACGATCGCGGCGTTCGCACCTTGGCTGATTTCAAGGAAGCGATCGCCCAAACTCCTGACAAAATTCATACGTTAGGAGTGGTGCATCCTGCCTCCATGCACAACATGATGCTGCGCTACTGGTTGGCAAGTGGTGGCATCGATCCCGATCGAGATGTCAGCTTGACGGTGATTCCACCCGCCCAGATGGTCGCCAATCTGAAATCTGGAAGTATTGATGGCTACTGTGTCGGCGAACCTTGGAACTCTCGCGCCGTTCATGAAAAACTCGGTTTTGTGATTGCCACCGATATGGAGTTGTGGGCGGGACATCCGGAGAAGGTACTCGGATGCAAGGAAGAATGGGCAAATAAGTACCCGCAAACTCATATCGCCTTAATCAAAGCCCTTTTGGAAGCTTGCGAATACTGCGATGACCGGCGCAATCGGGAAGAAATTGTCAACTTACTGTGTCAGCCGCAATACATCGGGTCTGCCCCAGAATACACCCGTCCCGGCTTTATCGATCCCTACGTTCGCGGGACGGGCGCAGCACCCGAACAGCTATTGCGTTATAACCAGTTCTTTGTCGATAAAGCGAACTTCCCCGAACCGGAGGAAGGTCTGTGGGTGATGACTCAGCTAGCACGATGGGGAATTGTCCCATTCCCCAAAAACTGGCTGGAAATTCAAGAACGAGTGCGGCGCATTGATGTATTTAGGGAAGCGGCGCGGGAACTCGGCTTAATGGATATCGGACGCGATCGCGCACCCATGCAGATGTTCGACGGCACCATTTTCAATCCCGACGATCCCATCAAGTACCTCAATAGCTTGGAAATTAAGCGTCCTATTCGCATCGAAGAAATTAACATCGACCCCTTAGTGGTGAGTCGGTAG